A portion of the Microbacterium hominis genome contains these proteins:
- a CDS encoding pseudouridine synthase — protein sequence MSDAQNEGQRLQKVLAHAGVASRRVAEQMIVEGRVRVNGVIVTELGSRIDPDNDLVDVDGTAVQLDQSKRYVMLNKPTGIVSTMKDERGRPDLRRFTKDYEERLYNVGRLDAETSGLLVLTNDGELAHVLAHPSFGVTKVYIAKVEGRVTPQTIARLTRGLDLEDGPIAADKARLLDASAQGASVQGSSLVELTLHSGRNRIVRRMMAEVGHPVIDLVRRQFGPLHLGTLPVGRTRELTTVERGALMTLARQGADSDSPSGDQETQ from the coding sequence ATGAGCGACGCGCAGAACGAGGGTCAGCGGCTGCAGAAGGTGCTCGCGCATGCGGGCGTCGCCTCGCGCCGGGTGGCCGAGCAGATGATCGTCGAGGGACGGGTGCGGGTCAACGGCGTGATCGTGACGGAGCTCGGCTCCCGCATCGATCCCGACAACGACCTCGTCGATGTCGACGGCACCGCGGTGCAGCTCGACCAGTCCAAGCGCTACGTCATGCTCAACAAGCCGACCGGCATCGTGAGCACGATGAAGGACGAACGGGGCCGACCCGATCTGCGCCGCTTCACGAAGGACTACGAGGAGCGCCTGTACAACGTCGGGCGCCTGGATGCCGAGACGAGCGGACTGCTCGTGCTCACCAACGACGGCGAGCTCGCCCACGTGCTCGCCCACCCGTCGTTCGGGGTGACCAAGGTCTACATCGCGAAGGTGGAGGGGCGCGTCACCCCGCAGACGATCGCCCGTCTCACACGCGGGCTCGACCTGGAGGACGGCCCGATCGCGGCCGACAAGGCGCGGCTGCTGGATGCCTCGGCGCAGGGTGCCTCCGTGCAGGGCTCGTCACTCGTCGAGCTGACGCTGCACTCCGGACGCAACCGCATCGTCCGGCGCATGATGGCCGAGGTCGGGCATCCGGTCATCGACCTCGTGCGGCGGCAGTTCGGCCCGCTGCACCTGGGAACTCTCCCAGTCGGACGCACCCGCGAATTGACTACAGTGGAACGCGGTGCGCTGATGACTCTCGCGCGCCAGGGGGCGGATTCTGACTCGCCCTCGGGGGACCAGGAGACACAGTGA
- the scpB gene encoding SMC-Scp complex subunit ScpB produces MTADDRLAAPGEAPETSDTPQPPVVTDVARRLEAILLIVDEPQSLVALATAVAAPVPAVRQAIEGLVADYDGLTGGPRRGFELREVGGGWRLYVREEHDALISEFVNAQAPSRLSQAALETLAVIAYKQPVTRSQVASIRAVNVDSVVRTLLARGLITELFADSETGAINYGTTDALLVQLGINSLDELPHISPLLDDGASGFDEEVRR; encoded by the coding sequence ATGACCGCTGACGACCGACTCGCCGCACCGGGGGAGGCGCCGGAGACCTCCGACACCCCGCAGCCGCCGGTGGTGACCGACGTCGCCCGGCGTCTCGAGGCGATCCTGTTGATCGTCGACGAGCCGCAGAGCCTCGTGGCGCTCGCCACGGCGGTCGCCGCGCCGGTGCCCGCCGTGCGCCAGGCGATCGAGGGGCTGGTCGCCGACTACGACGGGCTCACCGGCGGTCCGCGCCGCGGGTTCGAGCTGCGCGAAGTGGGCGGCGGGTGGCGCCTGTACGTGCGCGAGGAGCACGACGCCCTCATCAGCGAGTTCGTGAACGCCCAGGCGCCGTCGCGCCTCTCGCAGGCGGCGCTCGAGACCCTCGCGGTGATCGCCTACAAACAGCCGGTGACACGCAGCCAGGTGGCATCCATCCGTGCGGTCAATGTCGACTCCGTGGTGCGCACGCTCCTGGCGCGCGGCCTGATCACCGAGCTGTTCGCCGACAGTGAGACGGGCGCGATCAACTACGGCACGACCGACGCTCTGCTGGTGCAGCTGGGCATCAACTCGCTCGACGAGCTGCCACACATCTCCCCGCTGCTCGACGACGGGGCTTCCGGATTCGACGAGGAGGTGCGCCGATGA
- a CDS encoding segregation and condensation protein A yields MVPSPEADIASPDGGSPTEPEGRFRVSLSNFDGPFDLLLTLITSHELDITEVSLSKVTDEFIAYLRMAESAEELDEASEFLVVAATLLDMKVAGLLPQGELVDAESVALLEARDLLFARLLQYRAFKEVSAWFARCLQREERRHVRAVRLDEKYRRAVPELVWTLSADDFAALAVVAMTPKEIPHVGLDHLHAPLVSIREQAAVVVTLLRDRGAMNFREIVAGVAQTGVVVARFLAVLELYRHAALSFEQIEPLGELTLRWTAERWSDENLATLGADYDR; encoded by the coding sequence GTGGTGCCGTCGCCTGAGGCCGACATCGCGTCGCCGGACGGGGGATCCCCGACTGAGCCCGAAGGGCGCTTCCGGGTCTCGCTGTCGAACTTCGACGGCCCGTTCGATCTGCTCCTGACCCTCATCACCTCGCACGAACTCGACATCACCGAGGTGTCGCTGTCGAAGGTGACCGACGAGTTCATCGCCTATCTGCGCATGGCCGAGTCGGCGGAGGAGCTCGATGAGGCATCCGAGTTCCTCGTCGTCGCCGCGACTCTCCTCGACATGAAGGTGGCGGGCCTGCTCCCGCAGGGGGAGCTGGTGGATGCCGAGTCCGTCGCCCTGCTCGAGGCTCGCGATCTGCTCTTCGCGCGCCTGCTGCAGTACCGGGCGTTCAAGGAGGTCTCGGCGTGGTTCGCCCGCTGCCTCCAGCGCGAGGAGCGCCGCCATGTGCGCGCGGTGCGGCTCGACGAGAAGTACCGCCGCGCGGTGCCGGAGCTCGTGTGGACCCTCAGCGCCGACGACTTCGCGGCGCTCGCCGTCGTGGCGATGACGCCCAAGGAGATCCCGCACGTCGGTCTCGACCACCTGCACGCGCCGTTGGTGAGCATCCGCGAGCAGGCCGCCGTGGTCGTCACCCTGCTGCGCGATCGCGGGGCGATGAACTTCCGCGAGATCGTGGCGGGCGTCGCGCAGACGGGGGTCGTGGTCGCGCGCTTCCTCGCGGTGCTCGAGCTCTACCGCCATGCCGCGCTGTCGTTCGAGCAGATCGAGCCGCTCGGTGAGCTCACGCTGCGCTGGACCGCCGAACGGTGGTCGGATGAGAACCTCGCCACGTTGGGAGCCGACTATGACCGCTGA
- a CDS encoding ParA family protein — MTRIVDDMAKAGESVAGSKRGATKASDEDTLIGPTGRPYQGFATPPKLEGTGPARIIAMCNQKGGVGKTTSTINLAAALAGYGRKVLAVDFDPQGALSAGLGIQTHDIPTIYDILLDGKRDPRDVIVKASVENLDVIPANIDLSAAEVHLVNEVAREQTLSRALLKVKGDYDVILIDCQPSLGLLTVNALTASHGVIIPLECEFFALRGVAMLIETIDKVRDRLNPTIRLDGVLATMYDPRTLHSREVLERVVEAFGDDVLETVIGRTVKFPDASVSGMPITEFAPEHAAAQAYLRLARELVARGAVA, encoded by the coding sequence ATGACTAGAATCGTGGACGACATGGCGAAGGCAGGAGAGTCGGTGGCGGGCAGCAAGCGGGGCGCGACGAAGGCCTCAGACGAGGACACCCTGATCGGCCCCACCGGTCGTCCGTACCAGGGCTTCGCCACCCCTCCCAAGCTCGAGGGCACGGGACCTGCGCGCATCATCGCGATGTGCAACCAGAAGGGCGGCGTCGGCAAGACGACCAGCACCATCAATCTCGCCGCGGCGCTGGCCGGCTACGGCCGCAAGGTGCTCGCCGTGGATTTCGACCCTCAGGGTGCGCTCTCGGCCGGGCTCGGCATCCAGACGCATGACATCCCGACGATCTACGACATCCTCCTCGACGGCAAGCGCGACCCGCGCGATGTGATCGTCAAGGCGTCCGTCGAGAACCTCGACGTGATCCCCGCGAACATCGACCTGTCGGCCGCCGAGGTGCATCTCGTCAACGAGGTGGCCCGGGAGCAGACGCTCTCCCGCGCCCTGCTGAAGGTCAAGGGCGACTACGACGTCATCCTCATCGACTGCCAGCCGTCGCTGGGCCTGCTCACCGTGAACGCGCTCACCGCGAGCCACGGCGTGATCATCCCGCTGGAGTGCGAGTTCTTCGCGCTGCGCGGAGTGGCGATGCTCATCGAGACCATCGACAAGGTGCGCGACCGCCTGAACCCCACGATCCGGCTCGACGGTGTTCTTGCGACGATGTACGACCCGCGCACGCTGCACTCCCGCGAGGTGCTCGAGCGCGTGGTCGAGGCGTTCGGCGACGACGTGCTCGAGACCGTCATCGGGCGCACGGTGAAGTTCCCCGACGCGTCGGTGTCGGGCATGCCGATCACCGAGTTCGCCCCCGAGCACGCGGCCGCCCAGGCCTACCTGCGGCTCGCGCGGGAGCTGGTCGCCCGTGGTGCCGTCGCCTGA
- a CDS encoding vitamin K epoxide reductase family protein, with product MTTEQNAAVPTLRPPTGLAIFWIVAAALAWIVSFLLYLEYIGQLTDEAPLITCTFSVVVTCGPNLLSPAGNLLGFTNAIIGITMFLGPIYAGISALAAPAGLRLWYWRVFGLFLLGGFLLVHMFAYRSVFEFGSLCPWCMVVWLATIPLFWFSLGWMLRDGVWGRPRALGATILTWAPLITVVNYAIIAIAAQVRLDVLGSLF from the coding sequence ATGACCACGGAGCAGAATGCGGCGGTGCCGACGCTGCGGCCCCCGACCGGCCTCGCGATCTTCTGGATCGTCGCGGCGGCACTGGCCTGGATCGTCTCGTTCCTGCTCTATCTCGAGTACATCGGCCAACTCACCGACGAGGCGCCCCTCATCACCTGCACGTTCAGCGTCGTCGTCACCTGCGGACCGAACCTGCTCTCCCCGGCGGGCAACCTGCTCGGGTTCACGAACGCGATCATCGGCATCACGATGTTCCTCGGTCCGATCTACGCCGGCATCAGCGCGCTGGCGGCCCCGGCGGGGCTGCGTCTCTGGTACTGGCGCGTCTTCGGACTGTTCCTGCTCGGCGGATTCCTGCTCGTGCACATGTTCGCGTACCGCAGCGTGTTCGAGTTCGGCTCCCTGTGCCCCTGGTGCATGGTCGTGTGGCTGGCGACGATCCCGCTGTTCTGGTTCTCCCTCGGGTGGATGCTGCGCGACGGCGTGTGGGGGCGGCCGCGCGCCCTCGGCGCGACCATCCTCACGTGGGCGCCGCTCATCACGGTCGTGAACTACGCGATCATCGCGATCGCCGCCCAGGTGCGCCTGGACGTGCTCGGGTCGCTGTTCTGA
- the xerD gene encoding site-specific tyrosine recombinase XerD, translating to MQLDDALDAYLRHVSIERGLSDHTVAAYRRDLASYLEWLGAQGIGQTSEVTPAVVAAYAAERARAEPPVAASTLARLQSSVRGLHRFLVREGIEPDDPSSRLRPPTQPQRLPKALTIDQVERLLEAAGHEGDLIGLRDRALLELLYATGARVSEAVQLDVDDVSHGEVLRLRGKGSKERIVPVGSYARAAVDAYLTRARPELARRGKAGPKLFLGARGAPLSRQSAWLVIQGAAERAQLKAHVSPHTLRHSFATHLLQGGADVRVVQELLGHASVATTQIYTHVSVDALRDVYATSHPRAR from the coding sequence GTGCAGCTCGACGACGCGCTCGACGCCTACCTGCGGCACGTGTCGATCGAGCGCGGCCTGTCCGACCACACGGTCGCGGCCTATCGGCGGGACCTCGCGTCGTACCTCGAGTGGCTCGGCGCGCAGGGCATCGGCCAGACGTCGGAGGTGACGCCGGCGGTGGTCGCCGCCTACGCCGCGGAGCGCGCGCGGGCGGAGCCGCCGGTGGCGGCATCCACTCTCGCGCGGCTCCAGTCGTCGGTGCGCGGGCTGCACCGGTTCCTCGTGCGCGAGGGCATCGAGCCCGACGACCCGTCGTCGCGGCTGCGGCCCCCCACACAGCCGCAGCGCCTGCCGAAGGCGCTCACGATCGACCAGGTCGAGCGACTCCTCGAGGCGGCCGGGCACGAGGGCGACCTGATCGGCCTGCGCGACCGGGCCCTGCTGGAGCTGCTGTACGCGACGGGCGCCCGCGTGTCCGAGGCGGTGCAGCTCGACGTCGACGACGTCTCCCACGGCGAGGTGCTGCGGCTGCGCGGCAAGGGATCGAAGGAGCGCATCGTGCCGGTCGGGTCGTACGCGCGGGCGGCGGTCGACGCGTACCTCACGCGCGCGCGGCCGGAGCTGGCCCGCCGCGGTAAGGCCGGCCCGAAGCTGTTCCTGGGCGCACGGGGCGCGCCGCTGTCGCGGCAGAGTGCGTGGCTCGTGATCCAGGGCGCCGCCGAGCGCGCGCAGCTGAAGGCCCATGTCTCGCCGCACACCCTGCGGCACTCGTTCGCGACGCACCTGCTGCAGGGCGGCGCCGACGTGCGGGTGGTGCAGGAGCTGCTCGGTCACGCCTCGGTGGCCACCACCCAGATCTACACGCACGTGAGCGTCGATGCCCTGCGCGATGTCTACGCGACCTCGCATCCGCGGGCACGGTAG
- a CDS encoding NUDIX domain-containing protein has translation MTERMPRAASGLRDEPVEAEVVDSELVYEGRVWDVRSDTIRYGDEQIVRQYVDHPGAAAVIAIDEQDRVLLIQQYRHPIRHRDWEVPAGLLDVAGEPPIETAARELAEEADLVAASIEPLVSIFTTPGGNDEIVHLFLARDLSAAPDTHAREQEEADIRLEWVPLADAVAGVLEGRLRNGILAVGVLAAAQRLAGGAAVEPERLAGS, from the coding sequence ATGACTGAGCGGATGCCGCGCGCGGCGTCCGGACTGCGGGACGAGCCCGTCGAGGCCGAGGTGGTCGACAGCGAGCTCGTCTACGAGGGGCGCGTGTGGGATGTGCGCAGCGACACGATCCGCTACGGCGATGAGCAGATCGTCCGCCAGTACGTCGATCACCCCGGCGCCGCGGCCGTGATCGCGATCGACGAGCAGGACCGCGTGCTGCTCATCCAGCAGTATCGGCACCCGATCCGCCATCGCGACTGGGAGGTGCCGGCGGGACTGCTCGATGTGGCGGGGGAGCCGCCGATCGAGACGGCGGCGCGCGAACTCGCCGAGGAGGCGGACCTCGTCGCGGCCTCGATCGAGCCGCTCGTGAGCATCTTCACGACCCCGGGCGGCAACGACGAGATCGTGCACCTGTTCCTGGCCCGCGACCTGTCGGCGGCCCCCGACACGCACGCGCGTGAGCAGGAGGAGGCCGACATCCGCCTCGAGTGGGTGCCGCTGGCCGACGCCGTGGCGGGGGTGCTCGAGGGGCGCCTGCGCAACGGCATCCTCGCGGTGGGCGTGCTCGCGGCGGCGCAGCGCCTCGCCGGCGGCGCCGCGGTCGAGCCGGAGCGACTCGCGGGCAGCTGA
- a CDS encoding CTP synthase: MQTSAAAHSNDTTRHIFVTGGVVSSLGKGLTAASLGNLLTARGLRVVMQKLDPYLNVDPGTMNPFQHGEVFVTDDGAETDLDIGHYERFLDIELSQAANVTTGQIYSQVIAKERRGEYLGDTVQVIPHITDEIKRRMRLQADESPKPDVIITEIGGTVGDIESQPFIESARQIRHELGRGNVFFVHVSLVPFMGASGEQKTKPTQHSVAALRSIGIQPDALVLRSDRPVTDANKRKIALMCDVDEDAVVNAVDVPSIYDIPTMLNGQGLDEYIVRALGLDKANEVDWTRWSKVLQAVHNPKHEVTIGLVGKYIDLPDAYLSVTEALKAGGFAQETKVNVTWIASDQCETPEGAAKALGGIDGIVVPGGFGIRGIEGKIGALKFAREQGIPTLGICLGLQCMVIEYARHVAGIEGASSSEFDPDTTHPVIATMEEQIDILEAGDMGGTMRLGLYPAALAEGSIAAEVYGATTASERHRHRYEVNNRYRDQIADAGLWFSGLNPDLDLVEYIELPRDVHPYYIATQAHPELRSRPTSANPLFRGLVGAAVERHRSSELFDVEND, translated from the coding sequence ATGCAGACTTCAGCAGCGGCCCATTCGAACGACACCACCCGGCACATCTTCGTGACCGGAGGTGTCGTTTCCTCGTTGGGGAAGGGACTCACGGCGGCGAGCCTGGGCAACCTCCTCACGGCGCGAGGGCTTCGCGTGGTCATGCAGAAGCTCGACCCGTACCTGAACGTCGACCCGGGCACGATGAACCCGTTCCAGCACGGCGAGGTGTTCGTCACCGACGACGGTGCCGAGACCGATCTCGATATCGGCCACTACGAGCGCTTCCTCGACATCGAGCTGAGCCAGGCCGCGAACGTGACGACCGGTCAGATCTACTCGCAGGTCATCGCCAAGGAGCGCCGTGGCGAATACCTCGGCGACACCGTGCAGGTGATCCCGCACATCACCGACGAGATCAAGCGGCGCATGCGTCTGCAGGCCGACGAGTCGCCCAAGCCCGACGTGATCATCACCGAGATCGGCGGAACGGTCGGCGACATCGAGTCGCAGCCGTTCATCGAGTCGGCACGTCAGATCCGGCACGAGCTGGGTCGCGGCAACGTGTTCTTCGTGCACGTCTCGCTGGTGCCGTTCATGGGCGCATCGGGCGAGCAGAAGACCAAGCCCACGCAGCACTCGGTGGCGGCGCTGCGCTCCATCGGCATCCAGCCCGACGCGCTCGTGCTGCGCAGCGACCGGCCGGTCACCGACGCGAACAAGCGCAAGATCGCGCTCATGTGCGACGTCGACGAGGATGCCGTGGTCAACGCCGTCGACGTGCCGAGCATCTACGACATCCCCACCATGCTCAACGGCCAGGGCCTCGACGAGTACATCGTGCGCGCGCTCGGACTCGACAAGGCGAACGAGGTCGACTGGACGCGCTGGAGCAAGGTGCTCCAGGCCGTGCACAACCCCAAGCACGAGGTCACGATCGGCCTGGTCGGCAAGTACATCGATCTTCCCGACGCCTACCTCTCGGTCACCGAGGCGCTCAAGGCCGGCGGGTTCGCGCAGGAGACGAAGGTCAATGTCACCTGGATCGCGTCCGATCAGTGCGAGACGCCCGAGGGCGCGGCCAAGGCGCTCGGCGGCATCGACGGCATCGTCGTGCCGGGCGGGTTCGGCATCCGCGGCATCGAGGGCAAGATCGGCGCGCTGAAGTTCGCGCGCGAGCAGGGAATCCCGACCCTCGGCATCTGTCTCGGCCTCCAGTGCATGGTGATCGAGTACGCCCGCCACGTCGCCGGCATCGAGGGCGCCTCGTCGAGCGAGTTCGACCCCGACACCACCCACCCGGTGATCGCCACGATGGAGGAGCAGATCGACATCCTCGAGGCGGGCGACATGGGCGGCACGATGCGCCTGGGCCTCTACCCGGCGGCACTGGCCGAAGGGTCGATCGCGGCCGAGGTCTACGGCGCCACGACCGCGTCGGAGCGCCACCGCCACCGGTACGAGGTGAACAACCGCTACCGCGACCAGATCGCCGACGCCGGGCTCTGGTTCTCGGGTCTGAACCCCGACCTCGACCTCGTCGAGTACATCGAGCTGCCGCGCGACGTGCACCCGTACTACATCGCGACCCAGGCCCACCCCGAGCTGCGCTCGCGGCCGACCTCGGCGAACCCGCTGTTCCGCGGTCTCGTCGGCGCCGCGGTCGAGCGTCACCGTTCGAGCGAGCTGTTCGACGTCGAGAATGACTGA
- the recN gene encoding DNA repair protein RecN, translated as MIEEMRLRDLGVIAEATLPIGPGFTAITGETGAGKTMVVTGLGLLLGQRADVGAVRAGAPQASVDGVWIVPDTGPVADRVREAGGDLEPLGAGRAELLVGRTISGEGRSRASVGGRQAPAGVLADLADELVVVHGQSDQLRLKSAAAQRDALDRFGGDAVAVALARYRTAFEAWRALDRELGELQTDLDARAREAADLRVAIAEVEQAAPVAGEDGELALRAERLSHVEELRLAAATAHGALSGDADVPEAPDASTLIADARRALDRAADRDPALAEFAAQAAEVGYRIADLAAGVAGYLADLDEAGPHELAAVEERRAVLASLVRAHGSLDTALDLLASGSARLMELEDDGDRIERLTREREAATAALDDAAAALTAARTDAAQRLGALVTEELRALALPDARIEVAVTPATPTPAGRDEVTILLAPHPGSSPRPVSKGASGGELSRVMLAIEVVIAGVDAVPTFVFDEVDAGIGGAAAIEVGRRLARLAESAQVIAVTHLAQVAAFATNHLSVVKASDGSVTASDVRRLEGADREAEMARLLSGMPDSDAALTHARELLSIPAHVD; from the coding sequence GTGATCGAGGAGATGCGCCTGCGCGACCTCGGCGTGATCGCCGAGGCGACGCTGCCGATCGGTCCCGGCTTCACCGCCATCACCGGCGAGACCGGTGCCGGCAAGACCATGGTCGTGACCGGCCTCGGTCTGCTGCTGGGCCAGCGGGCCGATGTCGGCGCCGTGCGCGCCGGGGCGCCGCAGGCCAGCGTCGACGGGGTCTGGATCGTTCCCGACACCGGTCCGGTCGCCGACCGCGTGCGCGAAGCCGGCGGCGACCTCGAGCCCCTCGGGGCGGGGCGCGCCGAGCTCCTCGTCGGTCGCACGATCTCCGGCGAGGGCCGCAGCCGCGCGTCGGTCGGCGGCCGCCAGGCACCCGCCGGGGTGCTCGCCGACCTCGCCGACGAGCTGGTGGTGGTGCACGGGCAATCCGATCAGCTCCGGCTGAAGTCGGCGGCGGCGCAGCGCGACGCGCTCGACCGCTTCGGCGGCGACGCCGTGGCCGTGGCGCTCGCGCGGTACCGGACGGCCTTCGAGGCATGGCGGGCGCTCGACCGCGAACTCGGCGAGCTGCAGACCGACCTCGACGCCCGCGCCCGCGAGGCGGCCGACCTGCGGGTGGCCATCGCCGAGGTCGAGCAGGCGGCGCCGGTCGCCGGCGAAGACGGCGAGCTCGCGCTGCGGGCTGAGCGCCTCTCCCACGTCGAAGAGCTGCGGCTGGCGGCGGCGACCGCGCACGGGGCGCTCTCCGGCGACGCCGATGTGCCCGAGGCGCCCGACGCCTCCACGCTCATCGCCGATGCCCGGCGCGCGCTCGACCGCGCGGCCGACCGCGACCCTGCCCTCGCCGAGTTCGCCGCACAGGCTGCCGAGGTGGGCTACCGTATCGCGGACCTCGCGGCCGGGGTCGCCGGCTACCTCGCCGACCTCGACGAGGCGGGGCCGCACGAGCTCGCCGCCGTCGAGGAGCGCCGTGCTGTGCTGGCGTCGCTGGTGCGCGCCCACGGGTCGCTGGATACCGCGCTCGACCTGCTCGCGAGCGGGTCGGCTCGCCTCATGGAGCTCGAAGACGACGGCGACCGCATCGAGCGGCTCACGCGCGAACGCGAGGCGGCCACCGCCGCCCTCGATGATGCGGCGGCCGCCCTCACCGCGGCCCGCACCGACGCCGCGCAGCGGCTCGGTGCGCTCGTGACCGAGGAGCTGCGGGCCCTTGCGCTCCCCGACGCGCGCATCGAGGTCGCCGTGACCCCCGCCACGCCCACCCCGGCGGGGCGCGACGAGGTCACGATCCTGCTCGCGCCGCACCCCGGCTCGTCGCCGAGACCGGTGTCGAAGGGCGCGTCGGGCGGCGAGCTCAGCCGGGTCATGCTCGCGATCGAGGTCGTGATCGCGGGCGTCGATGCCGTTCCGACGTTCGTGTTCGACGAGGTGGATGCCGGCATCGGCGGCGCCGCGGCGATCGAGGTGGGGCGGCGCCTGGCGCGCCTCGCCGAGTCGGCGCAGGTGATCGCGGTCACCCATCTCGCGCAGGTGGCCGCGTTCGCCACCAATCACCTGAGCGTCGTGAAGGCCAGTGACGGCTCCGTGACGGCATCCGATGTCCGACGCCTCGAGGGCGCCGATCGCGAGGCCGAGATGGCGAGGCTGCTGTCGGGTATGCCCGATTCGGATGCCGCCCTGACACACGCACGTGAGTTGCTCAGCATTCCCGCACACGTCGACTGA
- a CDS encoding NAD kinase → MTNADRSILVVAHAGRADTVHAASRVISALREAGARPVLAADDRADLAAVEPALADVAVLVDDVPVDEIELAIVLGGDGTILRAAELVREGTAPVLGINMGHVGFLAEIERDDMDDAVHRVIARDYSVEDRMALHVRVKDADDQAVYETWALNEATVEKASRERMLEVVIEVDGRPLSTFGCDGVVVSTPTGSTAYNFSAGGPVIWPTVEAIAVVPLSAHALFAKPLVVGPDHAVAIELLERTNGTGILWCDGRRSHDLPAGARVSVRRSTRPVRLARLHPAAFTDRLVRKFRLPVEGWRGPSSTNGGVA, encoded by the coding sequence ATGACCAACGCCGATCGCAGCATCCTCGTGGTGGCCCACGCGGGACGCGCCGACACGGTGCACGCGGCCTCGCGGGTGATCTCCGCGCTGCGCGAGGCCGGCGCCCGACCGGTGCTCGCCGCCGACGATCGTGCCGACCTGGCGGCCGTCGAACCCGCCCTCGCCGATGTCGCGGTGCTGGTCGACGACGTGCCCGTCGACGAGATCGAGCTGGCCATCGTGCTCGGCGGCGACGGCACGATCCTGCGCGCGGCGGAACTTGTGCGCGAGGGCACCGCTCCGGTGCTCGGCATCAACATGGGCCACGTCGGGTTCCTCGCCGAGATCGAGCGTGACGACATGGACGACGCGGTGCACCGCGTCATCGCGCGCGACTACTCGGTCGAAGATCGCATGGCGTTGCACGTGCGGGTGAAGGATGCCGACGACCAGGCCGTCTACGAGACGTGGGCCCTCAACGAGGCGACCGTCGAGAAAGCGAGCCGGGAGCGCATGCTCGAGGTGGTCATCGAGGTCGACGGCCGCCCCCTTTCGACGTTCGGATGCGACGGCGTGGTGGTCTCGACCCCGACAGGGTCGACCGCCTACAACTTCTCCGCCGGCGGCCCGGTGATCTGGCCGACGGTCGAGGCGATCGCGGTCGTGCCGCTGTCGGCCCACGCGCTGTTCGCCAAGCCGCTCGTCGTCGGCCCCGACCACGCGGTCGCGATCGAGCTGCTCGAGCGCACCAACGGCACCGGCATCCTGTGGTGCGACGGCCGTCGCTCGCACGACCTGCCGGCCGGCGCCCGGGTCTCGGTGCGCCGCTCCACGCGTCCGGTGCGCCTCGCGCGCCTGCATCCGGCCGCATTCACCGATCGCCTGGTCCGCAAGTTCCGGCTTCCCGTCGAAGGGTGGCGCGGCCCCAGCTCCACCAACGGGGGTGTCGCGTGA